Proteins from a genomic interval of Siniperca chuatsi isolate FFG_IHB_CAS linkage group LG10, ASM2008510v1, whole genome shotgun sequence:
- the irak1 gene encoding interleukin-1 receptor-associated kinase 1 isoform X1 translates to MSAGDPRGRFLYELPPSVLWEFCLLMDGLSDLDWTRFASEVLKDQTAVRLAERRERRTDWVMNRWENRNGRVWELIDLLERLQLLRPRDVILGWASSLKLSVSPPPPPPPPPPVSLSQFDPPPKQSEAPPTLSTCKLSTTVDQGGGRPLPRPAPPPSSLQSDLHQPPQPPLVVACSSSSRVMCWSYEEVHAGTKGFSPSLQVGEGGFGVVYRASLRNTDCAVKRFKQDCLLDWTLLEESFHTEVDKLTKFRHPNIVDLLGFSEGQGSVCLIYSYMENRSLEDQLQKEGVSLSWSQRVGVLEGAATALQFLHFPPDGHKRLIHGDIKSSNILLDRHLVAKLADFGLARFASRSSSGRSAAQTASVGKTAMVRGTLAYLPDEYVRNGELGTAVDVYSFGVVLLEVLTGRRALEKDRKSGERYLKDLVEEVEDSPSSAASWRKQLDHRLIPGGAAEPAGCMEMVALACKCLDKNRKKRPAMTEVFDKLQDIHKIVRKTGASSSPLHHPYLQPPSQSFPRPPPSLDSSVGALSTQLSKLGPLEDTYQPPQSSQLSSSSFCSLTPPHPLHSSSLPPPSSSFAGPCETDESRGFSQYDLRSQFRSNGTSSRSLSPSTRDQYHIPAGPGESQFSQPSVPTEDQYNFLPQASSTSDGSGDLTGAPTGPDTREQTTAAATAGLYGVPECLSPMESLHSSSPGPSVHVNLSKQRFLQKKTLYEEGRIHTAELLSSDDLYGGRSSVELRGPEESDELDYLPAEHD, encoded by the exons ATGTCGGCAGGAGACCCGAGGGGACGGTTTCTCTACGAGCTGCCGCCCTCCGTCCTCTGGGAGTTCTGCCTGCTCATGGACGGACTGTCGGACCTGGACTGGACTCGCTTCG CCTCAGAAGTCCTCAAGGATCAGACCGCCGTACGATTGgctgagaggagggagaggcggACTGACTGGGTGATGAACAGATGGGAGAACAGGAACGGTCGTGTCTGGGAGCTGATCGACCTATTGGAGCGCCTGCAGCTGCTCCGCCCCCGTGATGTCATCCTGGGCT gggCGTCCAGTCTGAAGCTCTcggtctctcctcctcctcctcctcctcctcctcctccagtctctctctctcagtttgaCCCTCCTCCCAAACAGTCTGAGGCCCCGCCCACACTAAGCACCTGCAAACTGAGCACTACag TAGATCAAGGAGGAGGCAGACCACTTCCCAGACCTGCCCCGCCCCCGTCCAGTCTGCAGTCTGACCTCCACCAGCCCccccag CCCCCCCTGGTGGTGgcgtgcagcagcagcagcagagtgatgtGCTGGTCGTATGAAGAGGTGCATGCTGGGACGAAGGGGTTCTCCCCCTCCCtgcaggtgggggagggggggtttgGAGTCGTGTACAGAGCGTCTCTGAGGAACACCGACTGTGCTGTCAAGAGATTCAAACAg gactgtctgctggactggactCTGCTGGAGGAGAGCTTTCATACTGAAgtggacaaactgacaaa ATTCAGACACCCGAACATCGTGGATCTGCTGGGTTTCAGTGAAGGACAAGGATCAGTGTGTCTCATCTACAGCTACATGGAGAACAGATCACTGGAGGACCAGCTGCAGAAG gaggGTGTGTCCCTCTCCTGGTCTCAGAGAGTCGGTGTTCTTGAAGGAGCAGCAACAGCTCTGCAGTTCCTCCACTTCCCCCCCGACGGACACAAACGGCTCATCCACGGAGACATCAAGAG ttcAAACATCCTGTTGGACCGTCACCTGGTGGCGAAGCTGGCGGACTTCGGTCTGGCTCGGTTTGCGTCTCGCAGCTCGTCGGGACGCTCGGCAGCTCAGACGGCATCGGTTGGTAAAACGGCGATGGTTAGAGGAACACTGGCGTACCTGCCTGATGAATATGTGAGGAACGGAGAGCTGGGGACCGCTGTGGACGTCTACAGCTTCGGAGTG gtgctGTTGGAGGTCCTGACTGGTCGTCGAGCTctggagaaagacaggaagtcaggagAGAGATACCTg AAGGAcctggtggaggaggtggaggacagTCCGTCGTCTGCAGCATCCTGGAGGAAGCAGCTGGACCACCGGCTGATCCCAG GGGGCGCTGCAGAGCCCGCTGGCTGCATGGAGATGGTGGCTCTGGCCTGCAAGTGTCTGGACAAGAATAGGAAGAAGAGACCGGCCATGACCGAG GTGTTTGACAAACTTCAGGACATCCACAAAATCGTGAGGAAGACCGGCGCCTCTTCCTCCCCCCTACATCACCCTTATCTTCAGCCCCCCTCCCAGTCCTTCCCCAGACCACCCCCCTCCCTGGACTCCAGTGTGGGAGCTCTGTCAACCCAGCTGTCCAAACTGGGACCACTGGAGGACACCTACCAGCCCCCCCAGTCCTCTCAgttatcctcctcctctttctgctcCCTCACCCCTCCTCACCCGCTgcactcctcctccctcccccctccctcctcctcgtTCGCCGGTCCCTGTGAAACTGATGAGAGCCGAGGTTTCTCCCAGTACGACCTTCGCTCCCAGTTCAGATCTAACGGGACCAGTTCCAGGTCTCTGTCTCCATCCACCAGAGACCAGTATCACATTCCAGCTGGGCCTGGAGAGTCCCAGTTTAGCCAGCCTTCTGTCCCCACTGAAGACCAGTACAACTTCCTTCCCCAGGCCAGCAGCACCAGTGACGGATCAGGGGACCTCACAGGGGCCCCCACAGGTCCAGACACCAGAGAGCAGACCACAGCAGCGGCTACAGCAGGGCTCTATGGTGTCCCAGAATGCCTCTCTCCCATGGAGTCCCTGCATTCATCGTCCCCGGGGCCCTCAG TCC
- the irak1 gene encoding interleukin-1 receptor-associated kinase 1 isoform X3, whose amino-acid sequence MNRWENRNGRVWELIDLLERLQLLRPRDVILGWASSLKLSVSPPPPPPPPPPVSLSQFDPPPKQSEAPPTLSTCKLSTTVDQGGGRPLPRPAPPPSSLQSDLHQPPQPPLVVACSSSSRVMCWSYEEVHAGTKGFSPSLQVGEGGFGVVYRASLRNTDCAVKRFKQDCLLDWTLLEESFHTEVDKLTKFRHPNIVDLLGFSEGQGSVCLIYSYMENRSLEDQLQKEGVSLSWSQRVGVLEGAATALQFLHFPPDGHKRLIHGDIKSSNILLDRHLVAKLADFGLARFASRSSSGRSAAQTASVGKTAMVRGTLAYLPDEYVRNGELGTAVDVYSFGVVLLEVLTGRRALEKDRKSGERYLKDLVEEVEDSPSSAASWRKQLDHRLIPGGAAEPAGCMEMVALACKCLDKNRKKRPAMTEVFDKLQDIHKIVRKTGASSSPLHHPYLQPPSQSFPRPPPSLDSSVGALSTQLSKLGPLEDTYQPPQSSQLSSSSFCSLTPPHPLHSSSLPPPSSSFAGPCETDESRGFSQYDLRSQFRSNGTSSRSLSPSTRDQYHIPAGPGESQFSQPSVPTEDQYNFLPQASSTSDGSGDLTGAPTGPDTREQTTAAATAGLYGVPECLSPMESLHSSSPGPSVHVNLSKQRFLQKKTLYEEGRIHTAELLSSDDLYGGRSSVELRGPEESDELDYLPAEHD is encoded by the exons ATGAACAGATGGGAGAACAGGAACGGTCGTGTCTGGGAGCTGATCGACCTATTGGAGCGCCTGCAGCTGCTCCGCCCCCGTGATGTCATCCTGGGCT gggCGTCCAGTCTGAAGCTCTcggtctctcctcctcctcctcctcctcctcctcctccagtctctctctctcagtttgaCCCTCCTCCCAAACAGTCTGAGGCCCCGCCCACACTAAGCACCTGCAAACTGAGCACTACag TAGATCAAGGAGGAGGCAGACCACTTCCCAGACCTGCCCCGCCCCCGTCCAGTCTGCAGTCTGACCTCCACCAGCCCccccag CCCCCCCTGGTGGTGgcgtgcagcagcagcagcagagtgatgtGCTGGTCGTATGAAGAGGTGCATGCTGGGACGAAGGGGTTCTCCCCCTCCCtgcaggtgggggagggggggtttgGAGTCGTGTACAGAGCGTCTCTGAGGAACACCGACTGTGCTGTCAAGAGATTCAAACAg gactgtctgctggactggactCTGCTGGAGGAGAGCTTTCATACTGAAgtggacaaactgacaaa ATTCAGACACCCGAACATCGTGGATCTGCTGGGTTTCAGTGAAGGACAAGGATCAGTGTGTCTCATCTACAGCTACATGGAGAACAGATCACTGGAGGACCAGCTGCAGAAG gaggGTGTGTCCCTCTCCTGGTCTCAGAGAGTCGGTGTTCTTGAAGGAGCAGCAACAGCTCTGCAGTTCCTCCACTTCCCCCCCGACGGACACAAACGGCTCATCCACGGAGACATCAAGAG ttcAAACATCCTGTTGGACCGTCACCTGGTGGCGAAGCTGGCGGACTTCGGTCTGGCTCGGTTTGCGTCTCGCAGCTCGTCGGGACGCTCGGCAGCTCAGACGGCATCGGTTGGTAAAACGGCGATGGTTAGAGGAACACTGGCGTACCTGCCTGATGAATATGTGAGGAACGGAGAGCTGGGGACCGCTGTGGACGTCTACAGCTTCGGAGTG gtgctGTTGGAGGTCCTGACTGGTCGTCGAGCTctggagaaagacaggaagtcaggagAGAGATACCTg AAGGAcctggtggaggaggtggaggacagTCCGTCGTCTGCAGCATCCTGGAGGAAGCAGCTGGACCACCGGCTGATCCCAG GGGGCGCTGCAGAGCCCGCTGGCTGCATGGAGATGGTGGCTCTGGCCTGCAAGTGTCTGGACAAGAATAGGAAGAAGAGACCGGCCATGACCGAG GTGTTTGACAAACTTCAGGACATCCACAAAATCGTGAGGAAGACCGGCGCCTCTTCCTCCCCCCTACATCACCCTTATCTTCAGCCCCCCTCCCAGTCCTTCCCCAGACCACCCCCCTCCCTGGACTCCAGTGTGGGAGCTCTGTCAACCCAGCTGTCCAAACTGGGACCACTGGAGGACACCTACCAGCCCCCCCAGTCCTCTCAgttatcctcctcctctttctgctcCCTCACCCCTCCTCACCCGCTgcactcctcctccctcccccctccctcctcctcgtTCGCCGGTCCCTGTGAAACTGATGAGAGCCGAGGTTTCTCCCAGTACGACCTTCGCTCCCAGTTCAGATCTAACGGGACCAGTTCCAGGTCTCTGTCTCCATCCACCAGAGACCAGTATCACATTCCAGCTGGGCCTGGAGAGTCCCAGTTTAGCCAGCCTTCTGTCCCCACTGAAGACCAGTACAACTTCCTTCCCCAGGCCAGCAGCACCAGTGACGGATCAGGGGACCTCACAGGGGCCCCCACAGGTCCAGACACCAGAGAGCAGACCACAGCAGCGGCTACAGCAGGGCTCTATGGTGTCCCAGAATGCCTCTCTCCCATGGAGTCCCTGCATTCATCGTCCCCGGGGCCCTCAG TCC
- the irak1 gene encoding interleukin-1 receptor-associated kinase 1 isoform X2: MSAGDPRGRFLYELPPSVLWEFCLLMDGLSDLDWTRFASEVLKDQTAVRLAERRERRTDWVMNRWENRNGRVWELIDLLERLQLLRPRDVILGWASSLKLSVSPPPPPPPPPPVSLSQFDPPPKQSEAPPTLSTCKLSTTDQGGGRPLPRPAPPPSSLQSDLHQPPQPPLVVACSSSSRVMCWSYEEVHAGTKGFSPSLQVGEGGFGVVYRASLRNTDCAVKRFKQDCLLDWTLLEESFHTEVDKLTKFRHPNIVDLLGFSEGQGSVCLIYSYMENRSLEDQLQKEGVSLSWSQRVGVLEGAATALQFLHFPPDGHKRLIHGDIKSSNILLDRHLVAKLADFGLARFASRSSSGRSAAQTASVGKTAMVRGTLAYLPDEYVRNGELGTAVDVYSFGVVLLEVLTGRRALEKDRKSGERYLKDLVEEVEDSPSSAASWRKQLDHRLIPGGAAEPAGCMEMVALACKCLDKNRKKRPAMTEVFDKLQDIHKIVRKTGASSSPLHHPYLQPPSQSFPRPPPSLDSSVGALSTQLSKLGPLEDTYQPPQSSQLSSSSFCSLTPPHPLHSSSLPPPSSSFAGPCETDESRGFSQYDLRSQFRSNGTSSRSLSPSTRDQYHIPAGPGESQFSQPSVPTEDQYNFLPQASSTSDGSGDLTGAPTGPDTREQTTAAATAGLYGVPECLSPMESLHSSSPGPSVHVNLSKQRFLQKKTLYEEGRIHTAELLSSDDLYGGRSSVELRGPEESDELDYLPAEHD; encoded by the exons ATGTCGGCAGGAGACCCGAGGGGACGGTTTCTCTACGAGCTGCCGCCCTCCGTCCTCTGGGAGTTCTGCCTGCTCATGGACGGACTGTCGGACCTGGACTGGACTCGCTTCG CCTCAGAAGTCCTCAAGGATCAGACCGCCGTACGATTGgctgagaggagggagaggcggACTGACTGGGTGATGAACAGATGGGAGAACAGGAACGGTCGTGTCTGGGAGCTGATCGACCTATTGGAGCGCCTGCAGCTGCTCCGCCCCCGTGATGTCATCCTGGGCT gggCGTCCAGTCTGAAGCTCTcggtctctcctcctcctcctcctcctcctcctcctccagtctctctctctcagtttgaCCCTCCTCCCAAACAGTCTGAGGCCCCGCCCACACTAAGCACCTGCAAACTGAGCACTACag ATCAAGGAGGAGGCAGACCACTTCCCAGACCTGCCCCGCCCCCGTCCAGTCTGCAGTCTGACCTCCACCAGCCCccccag CCCCCCCTGGTGGTGgcgtgcagcagcagcagcagagtgatgtGCTGGTCGTATGAAGAGGTGCATGCTGGGACGAAGGGGTTCTCCCCCTCCCtgcaggtgggggagggggggtttgGAGTCGTGTACAGAGCGTCTCTGAGGAACACCGACTGTGCTGTCAAGAGATTCAAACAg gactgtctgctggactggactCTGCTGGAGGAGAGCTTTCATACTGAAgtggacaaactgacaaa ATTCAGACACCCGAACATCGTGGATCTGCTGGGTTTCAGTGAAGGACAAGGATCAGTGTGTCTCATCTACAGCTACATGGAGAACAGATCACTGGAGGACCAGCTGCAGAAG gaggGTGTGTCCCTCTCCTGGTCTCAGAGAGTCGGTGTTCTTGAAGGAGCAGCAACAGCTCTGCAGTTCCTCCACTTCCCCCCCGACGGACACAAACGGCTCATCCACGGAGACATCAAGAG ttcAAACATCCTGTTGGACCGTCACCTGGTGGCGAAGCTGGCGGACTTCGGTCTGGCTCGGTTTGCGTCTCGCAGCTCGTCGGGACGCTCGGCAGCTCAGACGGCATCGGTTGGTAAAACGGCGATGGTTAGAGGAACACTGGCGTACCTGCCTGATGAATATGTGAGGAACGGAGAGCTGGGGACCGCTGTGGACGTCTACAGCTTCGGAGTG gtgctGTTGGAGGTCCTGACTGGTCGTCGAGCTctggagaaagacaggaagtcaggagAGAGATACCTg AAGGAcctggtggaggaggtggaggacagTCCGTCGTCTGCAGCATCCTGGAGGAAGCAGCTGGACCACCGGCTGATCCCAG GGGGCGCTGCAGAGCCCGCTGGCTGCATGGAGATGGTGGCTCTGGCCTGCAAGTGTCTGGACAAGAATAGGAAGAAGAGACCGGCCATGACCGAG GTGTTTGACAAACTTCAGGACATCCACAAAATCGTGAGGAAGACCGGCGCCTCTTCCTCCCCCCTACATCACCCTTATCTTCAGCCCCCCTCCCAGTCCTTCCCCAGACCACCCCCCTCCCTGGACTCCAGTGTGGGAGCTCTGTCAACCCAGCTGTCCAAACTGGGACCACTGGAGGACACCTACCAGCCCCCCCAGTCCTCTCAgttatcctcctcctctttctgctcCCTCACCCCTCCTCACCCGCTgcactcctcctccctcccccctccctcctcctcgtTCGCCGGTCCCTGTGAAACTGATGAGAGCCGAGGTTTCTCCCAGTACGACCTTCGCTCCCAGTTCAGATCTAACGGGACCAGTTCCAGGTCTCTGTCTCCATCCACCAGAGACCAGTATCACATTCCAGCTGGGCCTGGAGAGTCCCAGTTTAGCCAGCCTTCTGTCCCCACTGAAGACCAGTACAACTTCCTTCCCCAGGCCAGCAGCACCAGTGACGGATCAGGGGACCTCACAGGGGCCCCCACAGGTCCAGACACCAGAGAGCAGACCACAGCAGCGGCTACAGCAGGGCTCTATGGTGTCCCAGAATGCCTCTCTCCCATGGAGTCCCTGCATTCATCGTCCCCGGGGCCCTCAG TCC